CTCAAACCTCTTCCAAATTCATTCGTCACCAACCAGAAACCTCTTCCCTTTTACCAGGCATAGTTGCCTGCAATTGATACACCATGTTTTCAATATGCGCATACAATGGATGACCGGCATATTTTTTAAAAGCTCCTTCAAAAAACTTATTAGTTACTTGTTCCTGTAACCCCTTTATAGGATTTAAACCGAATTCTTTTTTCGTAACTGTTATTTCATCTTCCCAGTATAAATCCCCATTTTTATAAACCTTGATATTTCCTATGACTTCTTTTTTCTTGTAAATACCGGTTGTCAGGTATTGGCACTTTTTCAATGTCCCATATATCAACCCCGAAACCCCAAGTTCTTTTATTAATTCGTCCTGTCCAATAGACGGAAGTTGCCCTCCATCCGTTATACCGATTGCATTTAGCTTTTTATCAATCACCTCCATTGGAATAAGTTCATAATCTTTTTCCTTTAATCCATAATAAAATAGTTCTCTGAATAATTCTCCAGCGGTAAGGTCGCTGGTTTCATTTGCAAATGGAAGAACTGCAACTTTAATTGGTCGAGTAAAATTGTTATGTAACAAAATAGGTTTATGTACTGCGGCACAACTCGAAAAAAATACAGCTATGCCTATTAACAGAATAATTCTCTTTATCATTGGTTCCTCTTCCTGCCACATATCCAACAAATTTAATAAAACTGAAAATTACTAATATGGCGAACTGCTACCATTAAATTCCCGTTTCATTTTAATAGATATATCTATTTTTTGTCAAGCCCAATTTATGTATATATTCTGTGGATTAAATCGAGATTATCCTATATATTCGTATTTGATACAAAATGAGGGGGCAAAATGTTAAAATATATAGGCAAGAGAATAGCGGATTCGAGAAAAAAGAAGGGCTGGACACAGGAAACATTAGCAAACAAGGCAAAACTTCATAACACTTATGTTGGCGCAGTAGAGAGGGGTGAAGTAAACATAAGCATAAAGAGTCTTGAGAAAATTGCTAATGCTCTAAATCTTCCTCTTATAGAATTCTTTAGAGCAGTAACAAACAGTATCCCCCAAACAGAAAAAGAAAAGATAATAGACGAAATCTGCAACAGATTAAGAAAACAGAAAGTTAAAAATTTAGAATTACTTTCAAAAATAATTAAAGACGTTTTGACTTGGCAAAAGAAATAGCCCCTACAATAACCGGTTCGAGTTTGTTATACGGGTCTCCCTTTTGTCATACATTAAGCGATGAAAAGCTACCAACTCATTTTCGTGATGAAACTTCTTTTTTTATCTCAATGAGCTTGACGGACTCGCCGGCGCCGTGGACAATGCTGATTTCAGATTTCGCGACGCCGAAATGTTCCGACAATATTTCCATGAGACGCTTATTGGCTTTGCCCTTCTGAGGCAGCGCGTCCACTTTCACGCAGAGCATCCCGTCGGCGCGGAGGCTCACTCCGGGCGTCTTGCTTGCGGCTTTAACTTTAATTTTTATCTTCATAGTTTATTGAGTCCGCTCTAAAATGCTTATAATCAAGATTCCTCCTCATTACATTCGTCGGAATGACACCGAGAATGACTTTTTAGAGTGGACTCATACATAGTTCCATTTTACATAGATTTATGGAACTGCCAACTCCATTCTGCATATCCTATTCTGCATATCCAAAATATCGTCACAACTATTCCTGGGAATTGTAAAAGTTGAATAGGCATAATTAATACGTATTCAGCGGCGCAATTTTTTTAACGCAAGTTCCAAATCTTTTCTATGAATTATTCTGCCAATAATTATTTTATTGCTCATCATACTAAAAAGCACCCTGTAATCCTGAACTTTTAATTCATATTTGGCGGGCTTGAATAGCCTTCTAATCTTTTTTATTCTGTAGCCGTCGGGAAAAGGGTTTTTCTCAAGAAATAATATTTCTTTGAATATAACGCGCGCAATCTTTTCTGATATTTTATTGAGATCTTTTTCCGCACGCGGCGTACTGTAAACCTTATACATTTATCTTTTTTTCTTTAAGATATTTGCGGAAATTTCTGTATTGTCCTTTTTCTATATCTTTATCCATCTCATCCAGCATTTTTTGAAACTTCGGCGAGTGCGTCAGGATATATTCTTCAAGCGTATCTTCATCAATGCGGGAAAGAATAGCTTTTGGTTTCCCTCTGAAAGTTATAATCACATCACTTCCCTGTTCTGTAAAAGCAATAATATCAGGTGTCCTTACTTTAAGATCCCGCATGTTCGCGTATTTAATCATGGCAAGCCTCCTTTGTAGCTCAAAAGAGCTACAACAATAGTTTAATGTTATTCAACTCGCTTGTCAAGCGCACGCATCCCTGAAGCTGCAACTTTAGGTTGCGTATATTCCCCGTCAATTAAACGCAGGCTGAAGCACCCAAAAGGGCATTATAACCTGCGGCTACCCCTTGTGCCCGAAGGGTAAAAACACTTTTATCAGAAATATTCTCATTATGAATAATGCAGGCTAAGAATTGTATATCCACCCTAACGGGTATAATATTGATTTTTTAATGTGGTAATTCTACCCTGTCGGGCTTATTTTATACATTATCATCGCAAACTATACCCGAAAAGGTATAGTTTGTAATAAAAAAACTTGACATTGCGCCCGAAAGGGTCTATACTATTGCCGAGGCATGAAGATGAATAATATAGGCAAACATATCAAAGAATTAAGAAAAAAATTTCACCTTACGCAGGTGGAATTATCTGAGCGCGCGGGAGTTGGCTTACGATTTATCAGGGAACTGGAAAACGGCAAGGCGACCGTACAGCTTGATAAGGTTGATCAAGTCTTACGGTTTTTCGGTTACCACATTGATATCACGAAAGATGAAAACAAATTATAGAAAAGCAACCGTATATTCAAACGGTCAAAAAGCCGGTATTATAGAAGAAACCGCTCATGGTTATAAATTCACATACGAAAAAGATTTCATTGAAAAAAATACGCCGATTTCTGTTTCACTGCCTCTGCAGATAGATGCCTATGAAAGCGGCGCGCTCTTCCCTTTTTTTCAGGGGCTGCTTCCGGAAGGATGGTATCTTGAAATGGTTGCGTCCACATTGAAAATAGACAGAGAAGATGATTACGGACTTCTTCTGGCCACCTGTAAAGAAACCGTCGGCGCAATATCCATAGAGGAAATATTATGAACAGATGTTTTTCGTGCGGAAATAAAATATCTGAAAATTTAATCTTTCATAAAAAATGCCTGAAAGACCTTTTTGGCGTTAGCTATATTCCGCGGATAGAACTGTCTTTAAATGAATTAACAATAAAAGCTCAGGAGATGGCGGGCAAGTTATCAATATCGGGGGTTCAGGCAAAACTTTCAATAAAACTGGATAAAAAGTCAAAAAAATTAATATCCGTCGGCGAGGGAGGAGAATATATTCTCAAACCGCAAGCGGGAATATATGAACAGTTACCTGAAAACGAGAATCTGTGTATGGCGATTGCCGGACAAATCGGGCTGGATATTCCCCCTCACGCATTAATAAAATTAAAGGACGGCAGTTCAGCCTTTATTATAAAAAGATTTGACCGCAAAAACGGCGGCAAAATCAATCAGGAAGATTTCTGCCAGGTTATGGGGAAATCAAAAAGAGATAAATATACGGGTTCACTTGAGCAGATAGCGAATAAATTAAATGAAATATCCCAAATACCGGGACTGGATATTCAGCGCGTTTATGAAAGAGCTTTATTTTTTTTCATAATCGGAAACGGCGACGCTCATTTAAAGAATTACTCCATCAACTATACAGATATGCGCACTGTACGTCTGTCGCCCGC
The nucleotide sequence above comes from Candidatus Omnitrophota bacterium. Encoded proteins:
- a CDS encoding type II toxin-antitoxin system RelE/ParE family toxin, translated to MYKVYSTPRAEKDLNKISEKIARVIFKEILFLEKNPFPDGYRIKKIRRLFKPAKYELKVQDYRVLFSMMSNKIIIGRIIHRKDLELALKKLRR
- a CDS encoding HipA domain-containing protein, which codes for MNRCFSCGNKISENLIFHKKCLKDLFGVSYIPRIELSLNELTIKAQEMAGKLSISGVQAKLSIKLDKKSKKLISVGEGGEYILKPQAGIYEQLPENENLCMAIAGQIGLDIPPHALIKLKDGSSAFIIKRFDRKNGGKINQEDFCQVMGKSKRDKYTGSLEQIANKLNEISQIPGLDIQRVYERALFFFIIGNGDAHLKNYSINYTDMRTVRLSPAYDIVSSKLLIPGEEDCAITINGKKNNLGLRDFFNFSEKYNIPQKITRNLLDKKQIILDSIKDSQLNSDFRKKLTAIVLERFSRLTE
- a CDS encoding helix-turn-helix transcriptional regulator, encoding MLKYIGKRIADSRKKKGWTQETLANKAKLHNTYVGAVERGEVNISIKSLEKIANALNLPLIEFFRAVTNSIPQTEKEKIIDEICNRLRKQKVKNLELLSKIIKDVLTWQKK
- a CDS encoding helix-turn-helix transcriptional regulator, producing the protein MNNIGKHIKELRKKFHLTQVELSERAGVGLRFIRELENGKATVQLDKVDQVLRFFGYHIDITKDENKL
- a CDS encoding phosphatidylinositol kinase is translated as MKTNYRKATVYSNGQKAGIIEETAHGYKFTYEKDFIEKNTPISVSLPLQIDAYESGALFPFFQGLLPEGWYLEMVASTLKIDREDDYGLLLATCKETVGAISIEEIL
- a CDS encoding DUF167 domain-containing protein, with translation MKIKIKVKAASKTPGVSLRADGMLCVKVDALPQKGKANKRLMEILSEHFGVAKSEISIVHGAGESVKLIEIKKEVSSRK